Proteins encoded together in one Bactrocera neohumeralis isolate Rockhampton unplaced genomic scaffold, APGP_CSIRO_Bneo_wtdbg2-racon-allhic-juicebox.fasta_v2 cluster11, whole genome shotgun sequence window:
- the LOC126765994 gene encoding uncharacterized protein LOC126765994: NTCPQLYAQNFLDYKAELSQKAFNFIFTDGSKTKFSTSFAVVSENLDVLRKGILPNHCSIYTSEIFAIYQAALIASKTQGNFCICTDSRSAIDALWKFKKDSVLVTHTRDLLIKHKNEIKLMWIPGHCGIQGNELADSVAKSLHNDPVICFDTFEKADLSRHVRQYINNKSLLKWKEYVHHYADINPTKISPTFLSDAKQSNILVFTRLRLGHTQITHGHLLSHGVSLCNVCGAMSTSVKHILGICPRFSIQRQRIFGLTVPSQLLSDTAALNISKISSFIASCNLSHLI, encoded by the coding sequence AACACCTGTCCACAACTTTACGCGCAAAATTTTCTGGATTATAAAGCTGAGCTAAGTCAAAAAgcattcaactttatttttaccGATGGTTcgaaaaccaaattttcaacctcATTTGCAGTAGTCTCTGAAAACCTTGATGTTTTAAGAAAAGGTATCCTGCCTAATCATTGCTCCATCTACACCAGTGAAATCTTTGCTATCTATCAAGCCGCCTTAATTGCATCGAAAACCCAGGGCAATTTCTGCATTTGTACTGACAGTCGGTCTGCCATTGATGCCCTCTGGAAATTCAAAAAGGACAGCGTTCTAGTAACCCACACCAGGGATTTGCTAATTAAAcacaaaaacgaaattaaattgaTGTGGATTCCTGGCCATTGTGGCATCCAAGGCAATGAACTAGCTGACTCTGTTGCGAAGAGTCTTCATAATGACCCAGTTATCTGTTTTGACACTTTTGAAAAGGCCGATTTGTCGAGGCATGTACGGCAGTATATTAACAATAAATCCTTACTAAAGTGGAAAGAATATGTTCACCATTATGCAGATATTAATCCAACAAAAATTAGCCCTACTTTTCTTTCGGATGCTAAACAGTCAAACATTCTCGTTTTCACAAGACTTCGTTTGGGCCACACGCAGATCACTCACGGACATCTTCTTAGTCATGGAGTATCATTATGCAACGTGTGCGGGGCAATGAGCACATCTGTGAAGCATATCTTGGGCATCTGCCCTCGATTTTCTATTCAAAGGCAACGGATTTTTGGCTTGACTGTTCCATCACAACTTCTTTCCGACACTGCAGCACTTAACATAAGCAAGATATCTAGTTTTATAGCCTCATGCAACCTATCtcatttaatttag